One genomic region from Torulaspora delbrueckii CBS 1146 chromosome 4, complete genome encodes:
- the MAF1 gene encoding RNA polymerase III-inhibiting protein MAF1 (similar to Saccharomyces cerevisiae MAF1 (YDR005C); ancestral locus Anc_3.197) produces MKFIDELDVERLNQTLNFETSDCKITGGCDIFTTKPVASDKKLYKTIDHHLESLLQENESYNAALQQALIDSSGSLSPSLPDSNSRDYNSFWEQKRRMSVNEKSNGNGYASNGNGQHLRSNKLNDQNLKELVSNSDSGYLSSSSTESASRIRGKIRRTSSNNSLQGNRSSFTRRRSSAYDSSITIGPFGPINETASRRTFAYLIAILNASYPDHDFSSLEPTDFIKVSLKTMISKFENSLYSLGKQPEEWMWEVINSHMDISDCVIYQYSPSRSFMDDEPGHLWSLKWFLFNKKRKRVAYLYLTSSRLKSTSNSEINEDDEKEAARARYKRKFTIGEDMNQYEGEYDLTYDENAIEDDEEDAIGNDK; encoded by the exons ATGAAG ttcatcgatgaattggatgTGGAGAGATTGAATCAAACTCTGAATTTTGAGACAAGTGACTGTAAGATAACGGGAGGATGCGACATCTTTACAACGAAGCCCGTGGCATCTGATAAGAAGTTATACAAGACAATAGACCACCATTTGGAGTCATTACTGCAAGAGAACGAGAGCTATAACGCAGCATTGCAACAAGCCCTAATAGACTCCAGTGGTTCCCTTTCGCCTAGTCTTCCAGATTCTAATTCTCGTGATTATAATTCATTCTGGGAACAAAAGAGGCGAATGTCTGTAAATGAGAAATCGAATGGTAATGGATATGCCTCTAATGGAAATGGACAGCACTTAAGAAGTAATAAGTTGAATgatcaaaatttgaaagaattagTCTCAAATTCCGACTCTGGATACCTCAGTTCATCGTCGACGGAGTCAGCTTCTCGCATTAGAGGCAAGATTAGAAGGACTAGTAGTAATAATAGTCTTCAAGGAAATAGGTCTTcgtttacaagaagaaggtcatCTGCTTACGACAGCAGTATAACTATAGGCCCATTTGGGCCCATAAACGAAACTGCCAGTCGTAGAACATTCGCCTATTTGATTGCAATATTGAACGCCTCATATCCGGATCATGATTTCTCGTCTTTGGAGCCAACggattttatcaaagtaTCTCTCAAGACCATGATATCGAAATTCGAGAATTCGCTCTACTCACTGGGGAAGCAACCGGAAGAATGGATGTGGGAAGTCATAAATTCTCACATGGACATCTCGGATTGTGTGATATATCAATACTCCCCTTCCCGGTCGTTCATGGATGACGAACCTGGACATCTTTGGAGCCTCAAGTGGTTCTTATttaacaagaagaggaaacgTGTCGCTTATCTGTATTTGACTTCGTCGAGGCTGAAATCAACTAGCAACAGTGAAATcaatgaggatgatgagaaggaaGCGGCTAGAGCCAGATACAAGAGAAAATTCACGATAGGGGAGGACATGAACCAATACGAGGGTGAATACGATCTGACTTATGACGAAAATGctattgaagatgacgaggagGATGCTATAGGGAACGACAAATGA